A genomic stretch from Anoplopoma fimbria isolate UVic2021 breed Golden Eagle Sablefish chromosome 8, Afim_UVic_2022, whole genome shotgun sequence includes:
- the shdb gene encoding src homology 2 domain containing transforming protein D, b isoform X1, with the protein MAKWLKDYLSFGSRKVPPQPPTPDYSESEILKAYRLQRDLDFEDPYEDSENRSRGESGTPDPSTPLYGSPMKSSSVDVKSPKHRLIKVDSQELGRTKILLSTVSLEDQQEPVVPSAPLAGDTDYSDPFDARMDHRSEPDLRPVPCENNGYMEPYEAQRVITELQRGPGGGRSRGGVQLYDTPYEYEGVQRPGLLYGDPQEESKESSRLPQDDERPADEYDQPWEWKKDHISKAFAEMRELSELPWPSPVGQLEEEPTVREPAQFDGAEWDRSSSPTERLRPAGPRSSPLAGGGMKFRMPQEGLTMVGERVDPTLPLEKQVWYHGSLSRSEAESLLTLCKECSYLVRNSQNNRSDYSLSLRSCQGFMHMKFTQYKDGKYVLGQNSPPFDTIPEVINFYTTHKLPIRGAEHLSLLFPVLVQTL; encoded by the exons ATGGCCAAGTGGCTGAAAGACTACCTGAGCTTTGGCAGCAGGAAGGTTCCCCCTCAGCCGCCAACACCAGACTACTCAGAGAGCGAGATCCTCAAAGCCTACCGGCTCCAGAGGGACCTGGACTTCGAGGATCCCTACGAAGACTCGGAAAACAGGTCCAGGGGCGAGTCCGGGACTCCTGACCCCTCCACACCTCTGTATGGGTCTCCCATGAAGTCCTCCAGTGTGGACGTAAAATCCCCCAAACACAGACTGATCAAAGTGGACTCCCAGGAGCTTGGGCGCACCAAGATCCTCCTCAGTACTGTCTCTTTGGAGGACCAGCAAGAGCCT gTGGTGCCGTCTGCTCCGTTGGCCGGCGACACAGATTATTCCGACCCATTCGACGCTCGCATGGACCACAGGTCAGAACCAGATCTCAGACCTGTTCCCTGTGAGAACAACGGCTACATGGAGCCCTATGAGGCCCAGAGGGTCATCACAG AGCTGCAGCGCGGTCCAGGAGGAGGCCGGTCGCGGGGCGGGGTGCAGCTCTACGATACCCCCTATGAATATGAGGGGGTCCAGCGACCAGGTCTGTTGTACGGAGACCCTCAGGAGGAGAGCAAGGAGAGCAGCAGGCTGCCGCAGGACGACGAGAGACCGGCTGATGAATATGACCAACCCTGGGAATGGAAAAAGGATCACATCTCCAAGGCTTTTGCAG AGATGAGGGAGTTGTCGGAGTTGCCCTGGCCTTCCCCGGTGggtcagctggaggaggagcccACCGTCAGAGAGCCAG CGCAGTTTGATGGCGCAGAGTGGGACCGCTCCTCGTCGCCCACGGAGCGGTTGCGTCCGGCGGGGCCACGGTCCAGCCCGCTGGCAGGAGGGGGGATGAAGTTTCGAATGCCCCAGGAAGGCCTCACCATGGTGGGGGAGAGAGTGgaccctactctgcctctggaGAAGCAGGT ATGGTACCACggttcactgt cgcgtTCAGAGGCAGAGTCGCTGTTAACGCTGTGTAAAGAATGTAGCTACCTGGTGAGGAACAGTCAGAACAACCGCTCTGACTACTCCCTGTCCCTACG GAGCTGCCAGGGTTTCATGCACATGAAGTTCACCCAGTATAAGGACGGCAAGTACGTGCTGGGACAGAATAGCCCTCCCTTTGACACCATCCCAGAAGTCATCAACTTTTACACCACGCACAAACTCCCGATCCGAGGCGCCGAGCATCTGTCTCTGCTGTTCCCCGTGCTGGTGCAGACGCTCTGA
- the shdb gene encoding src homology 2 domain containing transforming protein D, b isoform X2 yields MAKWLKDYLSFGSRKVPPQPPTPDYSESEILKAYRLQRDLDFEDPYEDSENRSRGESGTPDPSTPLYGSPMKSSSVDVKSPKHRLIKVDSQELGRTKILLSTVSLEDQQEPVVPSAPLAGDTDYSDPFDARMDHRSEPDLRPVPCENNGYMEPYEAQRVITELQRGPGGGRSRGGVQLYDTPYEYEGVQRPGLLYGDPQEESKESSRLPQDDERPADEYDQPWEWKKDHISKAFAAQFDGAEWDRSSSPTERLRPAGPRSSPLAGGGMKFRMPQEGLTMVGERVDPTLPLEKQVWYHGSLSRSEAESLLTLCKECSYLVRNSQNNRSDYSLSLRSCQGFMHMKFTQYKDGKYVLGQNSPPFDTIPEVINFYTTHKLPIRGAEHLSLLFPVLVQTL; encoded by the exons ATGGCCAAGTGGCTGAAAGACTACCTGAGCTTTGGCAGCAGGAAGGTTCCCCCTCAGCCGCCAACACCAGACTACTCAGAGAGCGAGATCCTCAAAGCCTACCGGCTCCAGAGGGACCTGGACTTCGAGGATCCCTACGAAGACTCGGAAAACAGGTCCAGGGGCGAGTCCGGGACTCCTGACCCCTCCACACCTCTGTATGGGTCTCCCATGAAGTCCTCCAGTGTGGACGTAAAATCCCCCAAACACAGACTGATCAAAGTGGACTCCCAGGAGCTTGGGCGCACCAAGATCCTCCTCAGTACTGTCTCTTTGGAGGACCAGCAAGAGCCT gTGGTGCCGTCTGCTCCGTTGGCCGGCGACACAGATTATTCCGACCCATTCGACGCTCGCATGGACCACAGGTCAGAACCAGATCTCAGACCTGTTCCCTGTGAGAACAACGGCTACATGGAGCCCTATGAGGCCCAGAGGGTCATCACAG AGCTGCAGCGCGGTCCAGGAGGAGGCCGGTCGCGGGGCGGGGTGCAGCTCTACGATACCCCCTATGAATATGAGGGGGTCCAGCGACCAGGTCTGTTGTACGGAGACCCTCAGGAGGAGAGCAAGGAGAGCAGCAGGCTGCCGCAGGACGACGAGAGACCGGCTGATGAATATGACCAACCCTGGGAATGGAAAAAGGATCACATCTCCAAGGCTTTTGCAG CGCAGTTTGATGGCGCAGAGTGGGACCGCTCCTCGTCGCCCACGGAGCGGTTGCGTCCGGCGGGGCCACGGTCCAGCCCGCTGGCAGGAGGGGGGATGAAGTTTCGAATGCCCCAGGAAGGCCTCACCATGGTGGGGGAGAGAGTGgaccctactctgcctctggaGAAGCAGGT ATGGTACCACggttcactgt cgcgtTCAGAGGCAGAGTCGCTGTTAACGCTGTGTAAAGAATGTAGCTACCTGGTGAGGAACAGTCAGAACAACCGCTCTGACTACTCCCTGTCCCTACG GAGCTGCCAGGGTTTCATGCACATGAAGTTCACCCAGTATAAGGACGGCAAGTACGTGCTGGGACAGAATAGCCCTCCCTTTGACACCATCCCAGAAGTCATCAACTTTTACACCACGCACAAACTCCCGATCCGAGGCGCCGAGCATCTGTCTCTGCTGTTCCCCGTGCTGGTGCAGACGCTCTGA